The following nucleotide sequence is from Vicia villosa cultivar HV-30 ecotype Madison, WI unplaced genomic scaffold, Vvil1.0 ctg.000029F_1_1_3, whole genome shotgun sequence.
TCTTCATCATCGTGATCCTTCCCCACTTTACTATCCAGGGACACTCATTCTCACCATTTGCATCGTCTCTCGAAACCCTCCAAAAACAACTAGGGTTTGCCTCTGTTCTTCCCTTTCTCTTTTCATTTCAAATTTCTTAATCTAACGTCTTACACACTGATCAGGTACTCGTTCAAGACCATAAGTCTTCTTCGTCGTGCTATGACTCACGCTTCCTTCTCCGAAGAAAACAACAAAGCTTTCAGCATTTTTGGTGCTACCATCATTGAAACGTCGGTTTCTTTCAATCTGCTTTCCAAAGACGTTGATGTTTCTGCCAAAGAGATGAACCGTCGACTGTCGTTGATCTCCAATGTGGACTCTTCTTGTGCAGTTGATGGAGTTCGTTTGGGTTTGCATAAGGTGGTTCGTGTTTCGCCCAAGACTAATTCTTCTTCCACTGCTGTGGTTTGCGGTGCTTTCCGATCGATATTCGCTGCTATTGCTCTTGATGCTGGCAATTCGGATACTGCCGGTAATGTTTTCTTGACTGTTCATGGTCGTGATCTGGGGTTTTCTATGGATATGTGAAATGTAGGTCTAACTTTCAGTGTTAGTGTTTCATTCTGAAGATACTTAATGACTTATGTATTAGTTGTTTGTAGAACTTAACTTTTGCTTAATCTTAGTTTAGAGTGTGTTCGGATTGCACTTGTGAGACTTTTTGTGAgagtttatgaaaacagtttatGACATGTCTATAACCGCTTTAGGATTGCTTACATGAAAACGATTTGACTTTGTTTTAGAAATAGATAATATATAAGCACTTATGATATGAAGTCAAGGTTGTGAACTGCAAGTCTGCAATGTATGTTATTATAACTGATTGTGTGTTGTTGAATCAATATCTATTGCTGTTTGTTTTTATACTACTACTATCATTGTTGTTTGTAAATTTGTAGTATATGTATAATGCTATGAATATGAAGTATAAACATTACGAAGTCATTTAACTACtgtaatgttttttttctttctagttATTGTGAGACTTAATATTTGGTTAGATTCTATAATGATGTGGAGGATATTATTAGGTTGATTATCTATATATAGATATGTCGATTGCTTTGGTGTGCTAGTTCTTTAAGACTAAATGCTCAAATCTGTCTTCTAAAAAACACTAATACGGAACAATAAGTTGGTCTTCTGAAAAATATCTGGCATCAGATTGTTTTCTCACT
It contains:
- the LOC131622393 gene encoding protein NUCLEAR FUSION DEFECTIVE 2-like — protein: MRSTRTTPTFTVFVLFIIVILPHFTIQGHSFSPFASSLETLQKQLGYSFKTISLLRRAMTHASFSEENNKAFSIFGATIIETSVSFNLLSKDVDVSAKEMNRRLSLISNVDSSCAVDGVRLGLHKVVRVSPKTNSSSTAVVCGAFRSIFAAIALDAGNSDTAGNVFLTVHGRDLGFSMDM